Genomic window (Vigna radiata var. radiata cultivar VC1973A chromosome 1, Vradiata_ver6, whole genome shotgun sequence):
TTAGAAAGTTGAaacttaaattgattttaattcaaaattgggaatgaaaattatatgtCTTTTGTAAGTTAATTGTTTCCTTTTTATTGGATAGACAATGATTCCTATAATAGAGTTAACACTATTACTAAAATGTGATGTTAcataattagatttaaatttaaaaaataaattgggtaaaaaaaattaaactaaatagtagaaaaattgtttttatttttcttataaaatattaaaaataagattatctTGAAAAATGTAgacaaaaagttatattattatactttttttaatacattatgTTATAGATTTTAATAAGGGTAATAatacatagacaacattttttgacaacatttgaacatcaattatacgtgtcattgtgtgattggtccaaatgacacaatggtACTACCATgaaaccaatcacacaatgacacatataatgatgttcaaatgttgttaagaaaatattgtctaagtatctttatccttttaataaatatattaaaacaattgaaCTTAAATGTATCCCCATGATTTTCTATAGTAATATAAAAGATGTATTAACAACACATTCTTTTTCTCAAACTTTTAATCCCATCGTATTGTTTAActactaattattataatattgattatatttgtagaaactgttattatgtatataatttggTACACTAGATACACTTCTAAGTTCTAATAgtctttttcataatttagtATCGATAccaatttcttttatcataagTTAAACTTATTCCTATAGTAATAAATCATACATATTTTAAACTTGTCTATCTATAATACTCAATGAGCTTTTatgtaaaaacatgtttaaatatgttttaattatatctCATCTTATCCTTACAATAAGTAATGTATATATCATAATGAAATGAtagtatatattaataaaatatccttAGTAAAATGTAGTCAGTATATAGTTGATGTTAGATTTTTGCATAGTGAGAAAACTCttaataagctttttttttgttaggttTTTACACAGTTTCTTAAGGCATAAAACAAAtcatatatatcataattaatttttgcttttttcagcaattttatatatacattttgagTGGTTGGTTGTTTCCTCTTTCTAGCTTTAAATGCACTCCATATTTTCTAACTTTTGAAGCAACGTGCATCCTTCATTTTGAAGTTTGCATAGTGTGAAAAATCACACTATATATTTTAACCTAGATCTAGCTAAGTGCACATGATAGTTCTGCTCTTATAATCCTCATCgataatgattatattttgaatttgaccTTCTGAGatagtaattttctttttaaagaaagTGAAGTGATTATTGGAGTAAATCACTTTTCTAATGAAGTAAGAGTTCATTCAAAATACacctttattttcaaattaaaagctCAGAAATTGGATTGTATTAAGcatataattaacataagaatgaaaacaaaattcaactTCATGTTGAAAAAGATGGAGCaaaaaaagcacttttaaattaaataaacaatattgattcttagttttattttaaacattgtGATTTTATAGCATGTTAAAATTTGAAGTGTAAATAgtaatatttacaatttttattttgctttattgtGATTATTTTGATACACACCAGTCAAATAGTAGCTGCAAATTTGAAAAGTAATATGATTGTCATTTAAATTTCGAATTAGgagaatagaaagagaaattgataattatatatatatatatatatatatatatatatatatatatatatatataatattattctattaaaaGCAACAACTTCAATGTGTTAATAATTCTACGGCATCCAGTAGAATGTGGTCAACAttgtatttttcaatttctatatTAACTAATTAACTGTTCTTTGccttaaaaaactaaataccTAAAGAGTTTAGTTCAGATTGAGTGTTGAGttattgtttaatttctatggataaaaaaaactattttttcgaagaaaaataaaaaattacaaatgtaTAAGTTTAAACTGAAAGatgcaaatgaaaaaaataaaaataaaaataaaaagaacacaaaaaccATGAATAGAAGTATTTTCTAAGTAACTAACAGTAGATTACTATTTACCTGgttgtattcaatttttatttcactAATAATTCACATAGACTCTATTCAACCAAAAATtgtcaataaaaagaaattacattaaactaaaaattataaacaaagtccgagttttaatattcttaataagataatgatatttggacaacatttttttgacaacatttgaatattatttacgtgtcaatatgtgattggtccaaaattttaaaataattgattgtgaaataattttagaccaattacatattaatacataataattttagaccaatcacatattgataTATAggtgatattcaaatgttataaaaaaatattatctaaacaTCATTATCtttcttaattgataataaaCTGTGGTTGAAAAATACCTCATTAAATATGACAATAACATGACAGATTTTCTGGattagtaataatattttgCACTAATAGCATACTTTAAAAAACTCAGGTAAATACTAAGTTCTGAAAgacttaacattttatattcttaGGATGAAGAAGGTGATCGTGACATGGACAAGGTTGTTGAAGTTGACGCAGAAACTGAGACACACGAAAAAGGTTGAAACGTGCCAAGATGTTCATTAGCACTTCTGTGAATTCGCTCATATTCCCAACATTGCCCTTGCTTTTACTCTAGAAGAATACCCCACCAGAATACCATAGAAAGCTTCTCTGCACCAAACACGTCACTCTCACAGAGAAAGCTTGTCCCTTTTGGTAATAACAGCTACCCAACCAAGATTTGTTTACAGTATATATAATCTCTGTAGGCACTTCTTCCACATAAGCTTCTCAGGAGGTTCATTCAACTCTGCAGGTGAAGTTTACTTGACACCTCATTTCCTGATTTATGTTCAGGGTTTTCTCAAAGTTTAGATCTTTCTCTACTCTTGTAGCATGTTTTGAGCTGAATCATTGTGGGTGTAGATTTGGTGTTAACAATTGTGATGGGGTGTGGTTAGTTCTTGCTGGTTGGTGAGTTTGATTCTCATTTGTGTGTGAGTGTGCAGATCTTTCgccattttctctttcttgtaTGTTAAGTTGTTCGATTTTATGCTTGATTCAATGCTGTCATGGAATTTGTCTTGAACCTCTTTGGCCTTGGATCTACTGTAATCAGTGGTTGAGGAATTAATAGAAATATCAAACATTTATCTTTTCTCTACCTAGTGCAAGATCTGCTAACAATACTTTCTTAAGATTGGTCTCTGAATGGTCAACCCATAGTCGTGTGAAAGTTTGTCATTAAATCATCTTCTCCTGGATGAATCTGTTAGATCCGGATATTTTTATTGTCTTCTCTGAGTTTTTTGCTGTTAGATGCAGTTCTTTCTATACTTATTTTTAGTGGTGTTTTTATCAGAGTTGGAGTTTCACTTTGGTAATCTATGTTGACCTTTAAATAGAAAGCTTTATTAAGTAAATTACTGAGATGAAACTTTAATTCTAATTGAAAAGCAACACTAAAAACATCTGTTGAATAAATCTATGTTTTGTCCGTTGACTTGTGTATACTGACACATTGAAGATTAGGTTGcttagagaagaaaaatggtGAAGATTTGCTGCATTGGTGCTGGATATGTGGGAGGTCCTACAATGGCAGTCATTGCACTGAAGTGCCCCTCCATTGAAGTTGCTGTTGTTGATATCTCTAAGTCCCGCATTGCAGCATGGAACAGTGACCACCTTCCTATCTACGAGCCAGGCCTTGATGATGTGGTGAAGCAATGTCGTGGCAAGAATCTTTTCTTTAGCACCGATGTTGAGAAACATGTTTATGAGGCTGACATAGTGTTTGTCTCCGTAAACACCCCGACAAAAACTCGTGGTCTTGGAGCAGGCAAGGCTGCAGATTTGACATACTGGGAGAGTGCAGCTCGCATGATTGCCGATGTCTCCAAGAGTGACAAAATTGTAGTAGAGAAATCCACTGTCCCTGTGAAAACTGCAGAGGCTATAGAGAAAATTTTGACTCACAATGGGAAGGGCATCAAGTTCCAAATCCTGTCAAACCCAGAATTCCTTGCCGAGGGAACTGCAATTAAAGATCTTTTCAACCCAGATAGGGTCCTGATCGGAGGAAGGGAGACCCCAGAAGGTGAAAAGGCCATTCAAACATTGAAAAGTGTTTATGCTCATTGGGTTCCTGAGGAAAGAATCCTCACCACAAACCTGTGGTCTGCTGAGCTGTCCAAGCTTGCTGCTAATGCCTTCTTGGCGCAGAGAATTTCATCTGTGAATGCTATGTCAGCACTTTGTGAGGCCACTGGGGCAAATGTTACACAAGTGTCCTATGCAGTTGGCACTGACACAAGAATTGGCCCCAAGTTCCTGAATGCCAGTGTTGGTTTTGGTGGGTCATGCTTCCAGAAAGATATCTTGAACCTTGTGTACATCTGTGAGTGCAATGGCCTGCCAGAGGTGGCTGAGTACTGGAAGCAAGTGATCAAGATCAATGACTATCAGAAGAGCCGATTCGTGAACCGTGTGGTTTCCTCAATGTTCAACACAGTTGCAACCAAGAAGATAGCCATTCTGGGGTTTGCATTCAAGAAAGACACTGGGGACACAAGGGAGACACCAGCAATTGATGTGTGCAAAGGACTACTTGGTGACAAGGCACGCCTAAGCATATATGATCCGCAGGTGACTGAGGACCAAATTCAGAGGGATCTTTGGATGAACAAGTTTGATTGGGACCACCCCATTCACTTGCAGCCAACTAGTCCTACAACTGAGAAGAAAGTGAGTGTGGTTTGGGATGCATATGAGGCAACAAAGGATGCAGATGGTGTTTGCATTCTGACTGAGTGGGATGAGTTCAAGACTCTTGATTATCAGAAAGTCTATGACAACATGAGAAAACCAGCGTTTGTTTTTGATGGAAGGAACGTTGTGGATGTGGAGAAGCTACGTGAGATTGGCTTCATTGTCTACTCTATTGGGAAACCACTGGATCCATGGCTCAAGGACATGCCTGCTGTggcataaaataaaacacatatcTCAAGGCTTCACACATTCAGTTTggttcattttgttattgatataCCTTTTTGGGAACAATTTTTCTTTGCCATTTTTCACTTTCCCATATATTAGTTTCCATAAATGAGTATAAATTATGGGAAAGTAGGAGGCCATATGTTCTGTGTTTCTCTCTACTGCAATTCATTACTGTTTGACTGTTATGAATTTTTacaatgatttttcttttattggatTAGTATGGTGTTACTATATATCAGTTTCGTGAATGTTTTGGTCATTTTTCTATGTCAGAAAGTTGCTTTTAGGCTGTATTTTCACACAGCAGCAAAATCTTATACTATTTCaataattcattatatatatctatCTGTGTGTGTGTTAAAAGGTAACTTTAGGATAATTAAtttcacttaatgaaaaataagCTTTTATATAAGAAAGTGAGTACTTATATATGAAggtgaacaaaaacaaaaagctattgaaaaataatcataaattacaaattttagttGGATTTTCTTTTTGAGATAGATTGGAAATACTTATCACTTTTGATGTAtgaattatctataaaatatcATGACACTACTTAACCttgaaatttaatgtttatggatttttttcttgtatgttatgaactttttcattttcaattataccaaactttcaaatatttcaatttctaacaatttttaattaaatatatttaagaataattatgtTGTCTAATTAGAGTTGTAATAATAGTTTCTGAATAATATTTGATGTtacaaaaatttacaaactaatgttattataataataggcTTTCACCCAAACGCtctgtaaagaaaaaaaaatattaatttgaatatgaaattagaatttatttttattctaaattttaatatattttagttttcaaattttaaaaataaatagttataattCTTTCgatctaacaaagttaaatttttttagggATTAAATGATGTTACAggttaatattatttaagttagaACATGTCATATAAAAAtggtaaatattaatttaaaatttcattcattttacagtaagaaagtttaatataaatgaGTTAggagaattatatttatttacttttaagtttaaattaattttacatgaaaatttaaaaattaaaaatatatttaactaaaaaaaatctttgaagtAAAGAATCCTATTagtttaattgaaataatttttttattgtcatcTAATGTCCTAAtgttttttgataaaattaacaatattgAGTTTTGAAAACTCAAGCTTCactttgattatattattttatttcattaagttaatatattttattttatcaactttCAAGCCGACTTCTTCTAGACGGAATTACTAGAGGTCCAGTTCCTCCGAACTCGTAAAGAACGAGATACTACAAGCTGAGGTCCAACGTTACCGACAAAATAACCAAAAAGCCATGGATTTGAACATCTATCAATAATGTAGAATGgctattttgaaaatttcttcTAATTAAGGGTTTCTTTTTCCAAACATAAGTTGATTATGATGGAATTATCACTTAAGACTATTGTGAAAAGTAAgcgacaaaaattaaaaataatgttttgggATCTTTGTTGAAGCTAGAATGATATAAATCTGAAGAACTATGTTATATTCTTTGGACGAAGTCAAAGTCAAAAAGTCACTGATTTGGTGGTTGTTGGACCAGAATATATTCATTGGATAAAGTCAAAGTCAGAGAATTCACTGACTTGGTAATGACTATGAGTTCTAGTTATTATTTCTCTAGACGAGCTATCCGGTAGTTGGAGGATAGTCTTTCAGGCACTACTTACTGAGCTAGTATATATTCCCACCGAGGGAAATTACAAAGCTTGGTTCCATTTTATATGTTCTCTGATGGTATGTTTAATGTgtgattttgtaaatatttatccAAAGAATGATTAATACTAATCCTAGGAGGATTGGTTGTGATTTTATTAGTATACGTATTGACATATGGAAGGTCAATAAGGAGGTATTTTGACTCTAATAACTATTTACACTCAAATAGAGTAAAACGAGTtatataatcaataatcactAGACTATTTTGTCTTAGGAATAAAAAGACTAatattataagtaataaaatgataacatttttgtttataattctatagaatataaatattactaaaattgcACTCCTATAGTAAAGTCTAATATCAGAGTCATATATCTAGATGTTAATTGTTTGCATGTATGAGTAACATATTGTactttatatatgttttgtttatatataatatacttaaaataatttaggaaaACACTTTTGTTCAGTAGTTTATCCGatattgttttgtattttattattcttttacgACAATGTGAATAACCTTTAGTAGAAGACGAGAAGGAATAATTTCATAGTTTTCTGTAAATGTTTTGTATtgaaattattcttattttgaaaaactcaaatcataattaatatatatatatatatatatatatatatatatatatatatatatatatatatatataaattgtttttaatttctattcttaAATAATGGGATTACTATCAGAATCATATAAGTAGGAACAATTCAGTCAAGtgaatcattaaaaaaaaaaaaactaggtgAAATTGAAGTGGAACTTGGGAACGATCAAAGGAGgttcataattaaatatgataagcatattaaatttcattagatcaagtgaaaaaataaaataaataaaaaaagagtaaatgACTTGCACGTAATGTATTCTATTCCGTATAGAATCTAACGTCTTCAACAGAtatacacaaattaaaaataccaaTTATacaagagatttttttttataaaataattttctagcACAACTTTTCTATCGTCGAAGCTCGATTAATTTATGTTCTCTTTTCTCCAAAAGTACCGTAAAGAATTTACTTAaagattttcatatttttaataattaaacctAACTTGAAGAAAAATGGTGATAGTTGGCTTTAATATTTTCCccaaaaaaatagttaaaaacatTGTATTTACTGTTGGTTCAGCATTTCATCAAATCTGAACATTATTAGCACAATGTTATCTACGCATGCGATCTATAAAGCTGCTCCAAGCGTACAGGGATGGTGGAGTCAAATTTAGTGCTCTGTGGATTCTCTGCGTAAGCAACATAGTAAGCTGAGACACATGCTTGTGGCCATGACATTGCTAACCGAAACTGCACAAGAGAGGCCATGCCAAAGATAAGATTCCTAACATCATCAATAACTAACGTTTTGCCTCTAAGTTTAtgttatgaaatatttttgttctcaaaccAGTGGTTTGGTTAGCATCAATCTGAATGTGTAAAAGTGattgagaaagaagagagtTCTTGAATCTTACCATGAAGTAACCAATCAAGAAAGCATAAATGGATATTTCTGTAGCATAGTTTTTGTGTATTACTATGCTCCAAATTCCACTGACTAGGCTACAGATTGCTCCACCTGCCACTGCACTGAGGAAACAAAAGGAGGCAGTGAGATCCAAGTTTATCAGTTCTTCCAAACCAACCCTATTGAAAATGTCCCAAGTGTCAGAAGATGCCTGCACAAACCCCTTGTTATAAACTCCAACATACACCAGACCCCATCTATTCCCATATTTTACAAGAAGAGATGCAATCCCCATATAACAACTAACACATGAAAACATGAATTCACCACTGTCTCCTCCAATCAGACTTGTTGCCCTTGCAAAACCCCTAAAGACTGAGATAAATGGCACAAGGATGGACCCAATGGAAACACTTCCAGTTAGGTACTTTACTGTGTCATTCAATGCCACTTTGGTGTCCATCATTGCTCCACCAGCTAAGTGCATATACCTGACTCTTGAAATGGTTACCTGTAACACGTTCTTGAGAAACTGCATGGTCCACCCCAGGCTCAGCAGAATCACCAAGATGAAAAACACTGCTAGTTCGGTTCTTTTAATTGCTTTAGCTCCACCAATTCCACATACCATGAAACTGCAATAAAGAATACCAATGAGGATTGATGAAAATGCCAACCTCATGCTTTGTGTAGAAGGATCAGCTATTGAAATTGACAAGACTCTTCCGGCGTATTCGAATCTTGGACTAACCCAAATACCATACAGAGATTGAATTAATGCAGAAAGCAAAGCAACTACACCAGCTGCAAGACTTGCTGCATATCCAATGTACACAAACAGAATCCCCATTGCAGATGTAAGAAGGGGACTGAGCCAAAATGCTTCTCTAATAGCCTTTGCAGGATTCCTAGCAGTGATCCATTGCCATGTGAAACCAGTAGCTCCACCACATAACATTGATATGAAGAGTGGAGGATACCATTCTTTTGGGTGGATATAGTTGCTGCGAGAGACATAGAACAGGCCATAGATGGCGAGGGAAGTAACCAAAACTGCAATTACGAACAAGTGAAGGTAAAAAAgaatcttgaagagcttccttgcCGGTGTTGTGTTTGTAAACtgctcaagaaaaaaaaatgcaaagttGATATATAATC
Coding sequences:
- the LOC106772968 gene encoding UDP-glucose 6-dehydrogenase 1 — its product is MVKICCIGAGYVGGPTMAVIALKCPSIEVAVVDISKSRIAAWNSDHLPIYEPGLDDVVKQCRGKNLFFSTDVEKHVYEADIVFVSVNTPTKTRGLGAGKAADLTYWESAARMIADVSKSDKIVVEKSTVPVKTAEAIEKILTHNGKGIKFQILSNPEFLAEGTAIKDLFNPDRVLIGGRETPEGEKAIQTLKSVYAHWVPEERILTTNLWSAELSKLAANAFLAQRISSVNAMSALCEATGANVTQVSYAVGTDTRIGPKFLNASVGFGGSCFQKDILNLVYICECNGLPEVAEYWKQVIKINDYQKSRFVNRVVSSMFNTVATKKIAILGFAFKKDTGDTRETPAIDVCKGLLGDKARLSIYDPQVTEDQIQRDLWMNKFDWDHPIHLQPTSPTTEKKVSVVWDAYEATKDADGVCILTEWDEFKTLDYQKVYDNMRKPAFVFDGRNVVDVEKLREIGFIVYSIGKPLDPWLKDMPAVA
- the LOC106768838 gene encoding protein PNS1-like isoform X1, whose amino-acid sequence is MKILKLDVITVTDEEKIQAEQDWLSSTNAVKFTNTTPARKLFKILFYLHLFVIAVLVTSLAIYGLFYVSRSNYIHPKEWYPPLFISMLCGGATGFTWQWITARNPAKAIREAFWLSPLLTSAMGILFVYIGYAASLAAGVVALLSALIQSLYGIWVSPRFEYAGRVLSISIADPSTQSMRLAFSSILIGILYCSFMVCGIGGAKAIKRTELAVFFILVILLSLGWTMQFLKNVLQVTISRVRYMHLAGGAMMDTKVALNDTVKYLTGSVSIGSILVPFISVFRGFARATSLIGGDSGEFMFSCVSCYMGIASLLVKYGNRWGLVYVGVYNKGFVQASSDTWDIFNRVGLEELINLDLTASFCFLSAVAGGAICSLVSGIWSIVIHKNYATEISIYAFLIGYFMFRLAMSWPQACVSAYYVAYAENPQSTKFDSTIPVRLEQLYRSHA
- the LOC106768838 gene encoding protein PNS1-like isoform X2 codes for the protein MKILKLDVITVTDEEKIQAEQDWLSSTNAVKFTNTTPARKLFKILFYLHLFVIAVLVTSLAIYGLFYVSRSNYIHPKEWYPPLFISMLCGGATGFTWQWITARNPAKAIREAFWLSPLLTSAMGILFVYIGYAASLAAGVVALLSALIQSLYGIWVSPRFEYAGRVFFMVCGIGGAKAIKRTELAVFFILVILLSLGWTMQFLKNVLQVTISRVRYMHLAGGAMMDTKVALNDTVKYLTGSVSIGSILVPFISVFRGFARATSLIGGDSGEFMFSCVSCYMGIASLLVKYGNRWGLVYVGVYNKGFVQASSDTWDIFNRVGLEELINLDLTASFCFLSAVAGGAICSLVSGIWSIVIHKNYATEISIYAFLIGYFMFRLAMSWPQACVSAYYVAYAENPQSTKFDSTIPVRLEQLYRSHA